Part of the Montipora foliosa isolate CH-2021 chromosome 13, ASM3666993v2, whole genome shotgun sequence genome is shown below.
atttacCTAGTAGTGAAATATCACTTAGTACTGAGGAAAGGAGtgttcgatttcaatgtttattTGTATTTTCCTCGTTTTTGCAGTTTTTCTTAAATGTTTCTATATGGAAATGGTTTTGAAATTCGacaagtttatttcttttatgtttttattCACTGTTTTGGCCCTGAACGTGCACAAACGACACCCTTTTGTCAAaaagacagccaatcaaaagtttcggttaatttattcaaaacacagTTGTGAACcaagaacaaaagattgtgcacagTCACGGTCAAGTAAACATGACGGGGGATGTCAATGTTCTCACTTTTGAAGTTTCCGGAGTTTCATAGCCAGTCCATCTACATGACTTAAATTTATCAAGACTGAATGAGAAAGAAACTGAGGAAGGTTGTCTTTGTGAGAGCCAAAGGCCATACATCATTATGCCCGGTAGTAGTTGTCTGTGCAGATAGCTAGTGCCCCTGTCAAAttaagaacctatttaagaaCCTAGGTAACCTAAAATCCCACTAAATACCATTTCTATAAAACCTATTTGGgctaagtttgaaaaatctaggttcttatTGTACTAAAAACAAACCAAGATCgagagtcagttaagaacgtctttgttttgttcatctgttgttttttgtttgttttgtgagTGGTATAAATAActgtaaaaaaagtaaaactgtagtctaacaggaCAATCAACATGTACAATATGGTTTTGTTATTTCATGATACACTGAAGAAAAACTCGTTTTGTAGTCGAACTTAGCATCATGATACTACACAACTGTACGAACATGTTAGGAATAATTTCAGgttcaaatcgcaaaaaaacatccgttcgttaaaaaaaaaaggatataaACTGCAGACAAACATGTTATAATCAACGTTGCAAGTGAAAGTCTTATTTTTAGACTATTTACAATAGGCTTCAAAAATAAACTTCTAACGAAAGCGTTCAGTGCTTTCTGTTATTTATTTTGTATGTTCGAAGTCTGGCATAAATTTCTTGTGAACTGTAACATATCACGGAATATTGGACTCGAATTATTCTCCAGAAGGATTCATCGCCAGCATGTCTTCCCTTTAGTTATAACATAACgtagttatttttttaaataaaaaacttCGGACATTTAAGTCGTACaacgagaaaacaataaaaataaatatggcGCCACCAAAGAGATATGAAAAGCTTGTGTCACAAGACCTTTACCCGAAATAATTGTGAGACAAATAACTTGGTAAGTTCTGATGACAGCGGAAAACATTTCATTCGCTAAAAAAAAGCGCGGAAGTCGATACAACACGATTAAGACGAATATGGAgccattattttttctttcctaGTATGGTGTAGGACGTCTGTCTCCTCAACCTGGTTTTAATGGCTTTTAATTACCTGGGACCCAACCCATTGAACTATTGTAGGTTCAGAtgacaagagaaaaaaacctaATTTCCGTAAGCCAACATGCATGCGAAATTGAAAACTGTGACATTTGTTAATGTCGAGTTCTTTTAAACCGAAAGCAGGCTTTAATGGATGCAAATTAAATTCGATGGTCGCTTTGTTTCAACTCTCAGTAGTATTCCCTTTCTCAACAAACGCAGAAAATGTTAATAAAAGAACCGAAGTCTTTTTATCACAATATTGATCCAGAAATGtgcttgtaaattttttttggaCTGAAAAAGGCCTGAGGGGCCTAATAAAACGTTGGCTTTGCAATTTGCTGTGCCTCCCTTtttcaacaacagcaacaacattATTGATGTCAAACACCCAACTATTATTACAGAGGAAATTAAAGATTTAGCTGACATGTGCATCCAAGCGAACATCCTTCCTCACAGTTTGTCTGCGAGAACTGACAAATGGTAGTGTGAGCAAGTTAAGAATCACTCAGGcataccaacaaaaaaaaacaaaaacatgacaagagtgagattaaaaaaaatacaatgataaaaaaatccATACAATACACACCGCCTGTGCAACAGAAGACTGGTCAACATTTGTTTTATAGTAGTAGTTATCAATTATTTGCTGACGTggagcaaacaaaacaaaacaaaactttatttcacaATGGCTTATTAGATCACATAAAAAGATATTTGTATGGCTAGTTACATTAAAGTTATCGAGGTATTAATGGTTAAATTAAACCATATTGATAACAATAGTGGAAATGCTTAGCGCCTAAATAAACCACACATTTTTCTTGTTAGAAACCAGACTTGTTaagtttcattttaaaatatagacatctacatacatacacagcacacacacacacacacattcaCGAACACTTGTTGTGAAAAATATAAAGTAGAGGAATTATAAAAACTTAGATGTTACATTTCTTTCCTTAGTAAATACTGTTTAGCTTTTCtcgggaaaatgaaaaaaatgagttTTTAATGTCATGTGGTAGTTTTTGCCAGTGGTCAGCTGCCAGAGTCGACAACGTTGTTTTTCCAATATTAGTCCTGAAGCGTGCTGTATAGAAGTTGTTATTTGAAGCATATCTAGTGTTGTATGTGTGAACATCACTAGCATAACGTAGATAAGAGGTAGATATCCACCACATTTAACGACAATGACATGAATAATTGCTCTTGCATgaaccacacaagttgaataatcaCCCTCGCTTATCCATAAAATTTATTGTTGGGTAGCCGAAGCGAAACGGGGCGCCATTTGTTTTTCTCCGTTTTCTGAGGACTGACTCTTCACCGCcaagctagccaatcagaatgcgcggagagcactattcacttgtgtggttatacttgtttaattaacataaattatgTTTAAATGTACTGTACCAAGAAAATATTGCGAGCACAGTCATGGCTCTGAAAAACATAGGCCCAGAAATGAACTGCCATATTTaattacttttgcgtcaatatttgttttgcataaagcaggctaacaaaatctgtcgAGTGTAATCTGAAGTGATagtttgtaccccatatgaaccatgtgagcgttagccctacttatggaaatgggcccacacaaggacagagaaaaactctgaccagggtgcgaattgaacccactacctgaagatgttaaagtcatggcaatgaacatgtacaagtacgagGAAGGCTTACGTTTCTACAAACGTTAGTcatagtttttctctgtccttgtgtgggcccatttctattGGTAGGTCTAACGCTCACaaggttcatatggggtacaaaactagcacttcacattacactctaatgagttaagtctgttgaaatataaagtgctacacggccaacgtttgtaaaaacgtaacccttcctcgTACTTTAACACAAtttgtaccttgcttagttaaggaaaggaaaggaactttatttaagtgtctaatcttctagacctgcagagcactaatcggggacactgtaaattgaaattaacaggTTAacgtaaatcaaatcaaatttcggtttttgaggagaggggaaaaccggagtacccggcgAAAAAGCTCAAGGtaaagagtagagaaccaacaaactcaacccacatatgacaccgagtctgggaatcgaacacgggccacattagtgggaggcgagtgctctcaccactgcgccatcccatCCCATCGCATTGTTGAGTGTTAAAATAGGATTTTTGTTCCTTTGTTTGTGACAgcaagtcgcatattttgacgtccCCCTTCCAGGTACTAACCCTGACGGAAAAGGCGGAAAAGGGTTAACTTCAGgaaacattggtcttggaaagctgtcagaagctcagtgTACAaacttaagcttgtggtgaaaaaaagttgtaaatgatcaacatgtcagccttgaagccaaatgtttctcgatttccttttattttcgtcaatatttctgggtttagtattttactgaaccacatgtcttctcagggggtatgtagcaaagatatctaccatggcactgtaatgaattacgataccaaaacaagaTCGTgaactattagagctacatattacgcaaggacaacttgaatctcctgaaaaaaacaaaacgcagctcagttgacagttatggaaaaacaCTATCAAGTTACTTCACTACCATATGTGCGCAATGcgttcctactttaaaaaatatcccgtatctgtTTCAAAAGCTCGGGGTTTGAATTCCGTGGCAACCTTTCACAAGTGTACCAACGGCAGAGGCTCTGtgttttttttcagttctctgATGGAGATAGCGTGGccgatagagcgactttcatatgatcttgaaaaataaacgtaaaaacagaacgtaaacaaaaatgcaaaacatttaattggtatatcaaacaaaaacaattgagcgcgaattttcattggcttaacgaacgcggatgcaaacaacgtcatctctccttggaactttctggaaagcgatcggcatttccatttgacgtcatttgaaatgcagtaatgtcgAACGACCTTCTCGATGGtgcgtactgtaaaatcccaaaCGAAAACCAGCCAGAGGGTTACAATTTTTCAGCGTGAAAACGTTTCCTCGccgatatgatgatgatgatgatgatgatgatgaactttactTGAGTGTTATGTCATCTAGCCCTGGGTTGCTAATCGGAGACACTAcattgaaatcaaatcaaatgaaacaaattacTAATTTTGAGTGTTTCTACTTATTCACAGATAGTGGTTTTGCCTCCAAGCCACAAACAGCTTCGATAGACACGAACATTAGCTGGCCAATGACAGTTGCGTTAACTTCTTTAGCAGCCGTTATTGCAGCCCTCGATTTGTTTGGGAATGTCATAGTCATTTACGTGATTCGCGCAAGAACGCCCATGCGCACAACGATTGATCTTCTGATTGCAAATCTAGCAGCCGCTGACCTCTTGATGATCCCAGTCATTGCGTATTTGGTAAAATTCTTTTATTACCAGTTTGAATGGTTTGGGGGCATTATGGGACAGATCACATGCCACTTGGCTCTCCTGCTCCACGCTCTCTCGGTCCTGAGCTCCGTTTGCACAATATCCGCCATTAGCATCGACCGCTTTTGTGCTGTGTATTTTCCTTTAAAGAAAATACTCACTAAGTCACGTGTTAAAGTGATCATTGCTTTAATATGGCTGCTTTCAATAGCTTGTGCACTCCCTGAATGCTTAGCTGCAAGAGTTTTTCTTGTCGAGGGCAATTACATTTGTGTTCCAGATTGGAAAGACAGTGCGCTATCGTCAGCCAACTATACCCTTATCTTCGTAGTTTTAAGCTACGTCTCTCCCTTGGTTACCACGACAACTCTTTACCTCCTCATCGGTGTGAGGCTGTGGAGAAGTGTGGCCCCAGGACACCAATCTGAAGAGGGAATTAAAAGAATAAAGGTGACGCGACGCAAACCCACTAAAATGCTATTCTGCATTGTCCTCGCTTTTGCATTATGTTGGCTTCCTCTTCATTCTGCGGAACTAATGCGGCGTTTCACACCAACAGTTTATTGGCTTCGCATTCCTTTTAATGTAGTCATCGTTTTACCATGGTTTGGTGTCGCTAACAGTGCCATCAACCCTTTCATTTATCCCATTTTCTGTGAGAAGTTCCGTTTGGAATTCAGAAGAATATTCTGCTCCCTTTGCTACAAGGAAGTCCACCGAAAAAAGTCCGACTTGTCGGTGTTTACTGGAATTGTTAAATGGAACATAAAAGTGGGTAAGAAAAAGcatgaaaaggaagaaaacaacACGACTGCGAGTTTAACCACAAACGCCTCTCTGGTCACCGCTCTTTAACCGATATTCACGCATAATTAATATATTTCATGTTAAAATCCGGCTTCGTACTGAAGAATCAGAAGCGAAAACTTGGGAACGGAACTGAAGTAAATCGGGAAGTGTCGTGCAGCAAACGAAGTGAACCGAGTAGGTGTCAAGAAGGCCGCCTTTACTGCCCAGATACCCGAATGGTTCACTTTCATCAAGCCCAGTAAATGAAGCACTAGAAACATCATGACCATGCCCCCCGCCTAAATGAGGCCTTAGATCCCTTTTAATAGAGCTTATTCTCACTGCAACATCGCCAGTGGTAAAGTATCATACGCCCATCTTTCTTTTTTCCAAACAATAAGCCAAGAAACAAGTAGCGATGATTTTGAGAAACAAAGACATGTAAAAACTGGCGATAAAATGTTAAatttccgacgtttcggcgacttCATGACGCCATTGGCCGTGTTTCTACGACAGTCGTTGCCTCGCTTAACATTTttaaagtggtttgtttgcagacttaaAAAGCGACTTAAAAATAATACGTGTTTTTACGGGTAAGATAAAATTAGGAGAGAGCACTTGCCAATGCAATtatgaaaataataaaattagcaCGCCTGTTGTTattccgatttgaataaccgcaagcgactcctcattggccgaaagtaattgccaactcacttaagctacctggtttgggTCGTGTTCTCTCCAACGGTTTTTCAGGTCACTTAGAGACTGACAACCGAAAATTTCGTGAaaacaggcgtgctatttttattagtgtgtgtaatcaaatggcgacgagtgaaataaggaaataatttcacgcgcgttttgtcaaaattctgataatttcccgagcctttaggcaagggaaattatcagaattttgacaaaacgcaagtgaaattatttcctaatttcacgagaaaaccatttgattaccttttaatgtcgttggtgacaaattacgctcacaaccgtaattgtaaaatcactcgagtactttatccaacttctcgggaagaatcatctccaggtttttctcaaggctattttcgtcacaccactttcagttaattgtgctctttcacgtatttaaattttctgccgcttcttttaatttcgtaacttcttcaatggtcacagtcttaaatctagacgccatcttggctctgatcgagatacaagagatgttaccatggtaactttGTAATTTCACctgtgaaattataaataacgctgaaatttcgcgcctcaattaaggagtaatttgtcacccatgatattacatgtattttaattaaAGCATTCACAGGGATCGagctctctcctcatttaatcttacccgtgaaaacgc
Proteins encoded:
- the LOC137983126 gene encoding neuromedin-K receptor-like — protein: MNNSTSDSGFASKPQTASIDTNISWPMTVALTSLAAVIAALDLFGNVIVIYVIRARTPMRTTIDLLIANLAAADLLMIPVIAYLVKFFYYQFEWFGGIMGQITCHLALLLHALSVLSSVCTISAISIDRFCAVYFPLKKILTKSRVKVIIALIWLLSIACALPECLAARVFLVEGNYICVPDWKDSALSSANYTLIFVVLSYVSPLVTTTTLYLLIGVRLWRSVAPGHQSEEGIKRIKVTRRKPTKMLFCIVLAFALCWLPLHSAELMRRFTPTVYWLRIPFNVVIVLPWFGVANSAINPFIYPIFCEKFRLEFRRIFCSLCYKEVHRKKSDLSVFTGIVKWNIKVGKKKHEKEENNTTASLTTNASLVTAL